A genomic segment from Bacteroidota bacterium encodes:
- the hpt gene encoding hypoxanthine phosphoribosyltransferase, which yields MNSIRLADKTFVPYIAEQRLLESISALAERMNRDYEGRHPLFLVVLNGAFLFAADLLREIRIDCEVSFVKLASYHGTSSTGKMKELIGLNESLAGRAVIIVEDIVDTGFTIETLVAKVKEQGAADVKVATLLFKPEAYAKEVPIDYIGLEIPEAFIVGYGLDYNGLGRNLRNIYVVKED from the coding sequence ATGAATTCCATCCGTCTGGCCGATAAAACCTTTGTTCCTTACATTGCCGAGCAGCGATTGCTCGAATCCATTTCGGCCCTGGCCGAGCGCATGAACCGCGACTACGAAGGCCGCCACCCGCTTTTTCTGGTGGTGCTCAACGGCGCTTTTCTCTTTGCGGCCGATCTGCTGCGCGAAATCCGTATCGACTGTGAAGTGTCGTTTGTAAAACTGGCTTCCTACCACGGCACCAGCTCTACCGGTAAAATGAAAGAACTCATCGGCCTGAACGAAAGCCTCGCCGGCCGCGCCGTGATTATTGTGGAAGACATTGTGGACACTGGTTTTACCATTGAAACACTGGTGGCCAAAGTAAAAGAGCAGGGCGCTGCCGATGTGAAAGTGGCTACACTGCTTTTCAAACCCGAAGCCTACGCAAAAGAGGTGCCTATTGATTATATCGGACTCGAAATTCCCGAAGCCTTTATTGTAGGTTACGGGCTTGATTACAATGGGCTGGGCCGCAACCTGCGGAATATTTATGTGGTGAAGGAAGACTGA
- the dnaB gene encoding replicative DNA helicase gives MSKTDEKRNTGRRPASLSQVSQQLYEIGKLPPQAVELEEAVLGALMLEKDALTAVIDILQPKSFYKEAHGRVFGAIQNLFQRSEPIDILTVTQELKRTGELEIVGGAYYISQLTNRVASAANVEFHARIIAQKYIQRELIRISSDTIRDAYEDTADVFDLLDSAERNLFSVVEGNIRKNYDKMSSLISQALKQIETARNQKSGVTGVPSGFTDLDRMTSGWQPSDLVILAARPAMGKTAFVLTLARNAAVEFERPIAVFSLEMASVQLVQRLISAEAELSAEKLKKGQLEEHEFQQLHVKIGKLSEAPIFIDDTPALSIFEMRAKCRRLKAQHDIQMIIVDYLQLMTAGGEKSQGNREQEISTISRSLKSIAKELNVPVIALSQLSRAVETRGGDKRPQLSDLRESGAIEQDADMVMFIHRPEYYGFTQDAEGNSTQGVAEIIIAKHRNGAVGSVNLRFIDRLAKFCDLDGGLDNGGYMGGDSQSGGTYNASAGMGPSDDFSNFGNNGGGSIIRGSKLNDIEEDPF, from the coding sequence ATGAGCAAGACAGACGAAAAACGCAATACCGGCCGCCGCCCCGCCTCGCTTTCGCAGGTGTCGCAGCAGCTCTATGAAATAGGCAAACTGCCGCCGCAGGCTGTGGAGCTTGAAGAAGCCGTGCTCGGTGCGCTCATGCTTGAGAAAGATGCGCTCACGGCTGTAATTGATATTCTTCAGCCCAAGAGCTTTTACAAGGAAGCACATGGCCGCGTATTCGGCGCCATTCAGAACCTGTTTCAGCGTTCCGAGCCAATTGACATTCTCACCGTTACGCAGGAACTCAAGCGCACCGGCGAGCTCGAAATTGTGGGCGGAGCCTACTACATTTCACAACTCACCAACCGTGTGGCTTCGGCGGCCAACGTAGAGTTTCACGCCCGCATCATTGCGCAGAAATACATCCAGCGCGAACTCATCCGCATTTCGAGCGACACCATCCGCGATGCCTACGAAGACACGGCCGACGTGTTTGACCTGCTCGACTCGGCCGAACGCAATCTGTTTTCCGTTGTAGAAGGCAACATCCGCAAGAACTACGACAAGATGAGTTCGCTCATCTCACAGGCGCTCAAACAAATTGAAACCGCCCGTAACCAGAAATCAGGCGTAACCGGCGTGCCCAGCGGCTTTACCGATCTCGACCGCATGACTTCCGGCTGGCAGCCCAGTGACCTTGTGATCCTTGCGGCTCGTCCGGCTATGGGTAAAACCGCTTTCGTACTTACACTGGCACGCAATGCCGCTGTAGAGTTTGAGCGCCCCATTGCCGTGTTCTCGCTCGAGATGGCTTCTGTGCAGCTGGTGCAGCGTCTCATTTCGGCCGAAGCTGAACTCTCGGCCGAAAAGCTGAAAAAAGGCCAGCTTGAAGAACACGAATTCCAGCAGCTTCACGTAAAAATCGGCAAGCTTTCCGAAGCGCCTATTTTTATCGACGATACACCGGCGCTCTCCATCTTTGAGATGCGCGCCAAATGCCGCCGCCTCAAAGCCCAGCACGATATTCAGATGATTATCGTCGATTACCTTCAGCTCATGACAGCCGGCGGCGAGAAAAGCCAGGGCAACCGCGAACAGGAAATCTCAACCATCTCGCGCTCGCTCAAGTCCATTGCCAAAGAACTGAACGTGCCGGTAATTGCCCTCTCGCAGCTTAGCCGTGCCGTAGAAACCCGCGGCGGCGACAAACGCCCGCAGCTTTCCGACCTTCGCGAATCGGGCGCTATTGAACAGGACGCCGACATGGTAATGTTCATCCACCGCCCCGAATACTACGGCTTTACGCAGGATGCCGAAGGCAACAGCACACAGGGTGTGGCCGAAATCATCATCGCCAAGCACCGTAACGGCGCCGTGGGCAGTGTAAATCTGCGCTTCATCGACCGCCTTGCCAAATTCTGCGACCTCGACGGCGGCCTCGACAACGGCGGCTACATGGGCGGCGACAGCCAGAGCGGCGGCACCTACAACGCCAGCGCCGGCATGGGCCCGTCTGACGATTTCAGCAACTTCGGTAATAACGGCGGCGGTTCAATTATTCGCGGCTCCAAGCTGAACGATATTGAAGAAGATCCGTTTTAA
- a CDS encoding sigma-70 family RNA polymerase sigma factor gives MNTHHKTSGDLREEHAQVEAAKADPARFAVLYEKYYRPVFVFVFRRAGDDAAADDIVANTFLKAMLALPKYQYRGVPFSAFLFRIALNEVNLYFRKTKRERHVSLQQTDLAAIITESGETDSDERRRLLMRALAWLKPEDMQLIELRFFEKRSFAEVGQICGMNETNAKVRTYRILDKLKKQLIRSGGW, from the coding sequence GTGAATACACACCATAAAACGAGCGGGGATTTGCGCGAGGAACATGCGCAGGTGGAGGCAGCAAAGGCCGATCCGGCCCGTTTTGCGGTGCTGTATGAGAAATATTACCGGCCGGTGTTTGTATTTGTATTCCGCCGTGCGGGCGATGATGCGGCAGCCGATGATATTGTAGCCAATACCTTTTTAAAGGCCATGCTGGCTTTGCCTAAATATCAGTATCGTGGCGTTCCGTTTTCGGCTTTTCTGTTTCGCATTGCGCTTAATGAAGTAAATCTTTACTTCCGCAAAACAAAACGCGAACGCCACGTAAGTCTTCAGCAAACCGATCTTGCAGCCATCATCACCGAGTCGGGCGAAACGGATTCTGACGAGCGCCGCAGGTTGCTGATGCGTGCATTAGCCTGGCTTAAACCCGAAGACATGCAGCTTATTGAACTACGTTTCTTCGAAAAACGTTCCTTTGCAGAAGTAGGACAGATCTGCGGAATGAACGAAACCAATGCCAAAGTGCGCACCTACCGCATTCTCGATAAATTAAAGAAACAACTCATCCGCTCGGGCGGATGGTAA
- a CDS encoding response regulator transcription factor, whose amino-acid sequence MNRRILLAEDEEHLLKTIRLNLELEGYDVLAVIDGSSAVRAFEPGGFDLVILDVMLPLMNGFEICEAIRKLDTAVPVLFLTAKAAGEDKVQGLRIGADDYLTKPFHLEEFLLRVQNLVKRSNRQSGAVSPSSQFTFGQNRIDFATYEASGNGKNWPLTKREAELLRLLISKKGEVVSRDLILETLWNDDALPTARTIDNYILNYRKYFEENPRNPRHFHSVRGVGYKFTE is encoded by the coding sequence ATGAACCGACGCATATTGCTTGCCGAAGATGAGGAGCATCTGTTAAAGACCATCAGGCTTAATCTTGAGCTCGAAGGATATGACGTGCTGGCGGTAATTGACGGTTCCAGTGCGGTGCGGGCATTTGAACCCGGCGGCTTCGATCTGGTTATTCTTGATGTGATGCTGCCGCTCATGAACGGTTTTGAAATTTGTGAAGCCATCAGGAAGCTGGATACGGCCGTGCCGGTGCTTTTTTTAACCGCCAAAGCAGCCGGCGAAGACAAAGTGCAGGGACTGCGTATCGGTGCCGACGACTATCTCACCAAGCCGTTTCACCTTGAGGAGTTTCTGCTTCGTGTACAGAATCTTGTAAAACGATCGAACCGGCAAAGCGGCGCAGTTTCTCCTTCCTCTCAGTTTACTTTCGGACAAAACCGGATCGACTTTGCCACCTACGAAGCTTCCGGCAACGGAAAAAACTGGCCTCTCACCAAACGCGAAGCAGAGCTGCTCCGCCTGCTTATCAGTAAAAAAGGCGAAGTGGTATCACGCGATCTGATTCTTGAAACGCTCTGGAACGACGATGCCCTGCCCACCGCACGTACCATTGATAATTATATACTCAACTACCGGAAATACTTTGAGGAAAATCCGCGCAATCCGCGCCATTTTCATTCGGTGCGCGGTGTAGGGTATAAATTTACCGAGTAA
- a CDS encoding T9SS type A sorting domain-containing protein has translation MTKRLLTFAGVALLAASPLQAQHVHKPGKPAHAHESAEHAPGHRSCGSMEHLNMLMANDPSLASRMQQEEIRTQNFIQNQYNPNQRVVYTIPVVFHVVYQNATENISTAALNAQLQVLNEDFRKLNADASNVPSVWQSIAADCEINFCLATIDPQGNPTTGITRTQTTVGSFNTNDNVKFNSSGGKDAWPAGSYLNVWVCDLGSSLLGYAQFPGGPANTDGVVLNYRYTGTTATGAQPPFDKGRTATHEVGHYLNLYHIWGDDGGACNGSDQVSDTPNQADATGGCYNPGTVLTDNCATSSPGYMWQNYMDYTDDACMYMFTNGQKARVQACMSGPRASLQNSQGCGSSQTFANDAGMLSIITPNGNICSTSFQPVVTLKNFGSATLTSVTIQYRVDAAAFTNFNWTGSLASGAQVNVTLPTVTTTNGTHTFTTATTSPNGNTDGNTSNDQTSATFTVQGAGQNLPYTQGFESTTFPPAGHSVINSDAATTWVRSTAAAKTGVASMFIDNNNYAGTGELDIFVLPAVNLSSVNNPVLTFEVAYQLYTDPASNPNYSDTLRVQISTDCGATWTTIYNKFGTALTTATPNFSSNAFVPTANQWRLETVALVPYASAQNAQFRFININDYENNLYIDDINITNTTGINSADLGGMFTLFPNPTNGLVTLNISLPQQERLQITITNALGQVVEYTEAGNTYGGQFNFDLATQPEGMYFVQIRAGEAVSTKRLIITH, from the coding sequence ATGACAAAACGACTCCTCACCTTTGCGGGTGTCGCCCTGCTTGCCGCATCACCTTTGCAGGCACAGCACGTTCACAAACCGGGCAAACCGGCACATGCACATGAATCGGCAGAGCATGCTCCCGGCCACCGCAGCTGCGGCAGCATGGAACATCTTAACATGCTGATGGCAAACGATCCTTCACTTGCATCACGCATGCAGCAGGAAGAAATCCGCACCCAGAACTTTATACAAAACCAGTATAATCCCAACCAGCGTGTGGTGTACACCATTCCGGTGGTATTTCACGTAGTATATCAGAATGCTACCGAAAACATTTCTACTGCTGCACTCAACGCGCAGCTTCAGGTGCTGAATGAAGATTTCCGCAAACTGAACGCCGATGCCTCTAACGTGCCCTCTGTTTGGCAAAGCATTGCAGCCGACTGCGAAATCAACTTCTGCCTTGCCACGATTGACCCGCAGGGCAACCCGACCACCGGCATTACCCGCACACAAACCACGGTAGGCTCATTCAACACCAACGACAACGTAAAATTCAACTCATCAGGTGGTAAAGACGCATGGCCTGCCGGTTCATACCTTAATGTATGGGTGTGCGACCTTGGCTCATCGCTGCTTGGCTATGCTCAGTTTCCGGGCGGCCCGGCCAATACCGATGGCGTAGTGCTTAACTACCGCTACACCGGTACCACCGCCACCGGCGCGCAGCCTCCTTTCGACAAGGGCCGCACCGCCACACACGAAGTGGGCCACTACCTTAACCTGTACCACATTTGGGGCGATGATGGCGGCGCATGCAATGGCAGCGACCAGGTTTCCGACACACCCAACCAGGCCGATGCTACCGGCGGATGCTACAACCCGGGCACCGTACTTACCGACAACTGCGCCACCAGCTCACCGGGTTACATGTGGCAGAACTACATGGACTATACCGACGATGCCTGTATGTACATGTTTACCAACGGCCAGAAAGCCCGCGTTCAGGCCTGTATGAGTGGTCCCCGCGCCAGCCTGCAGAACTCACAGGGCTGTGGTTCGTCGCAAACTTTTGCCAATGATGCCGGTATGCTCTCCATCATTACGCCCAACGGCAATATCTGCTCTACCTCGTTCCAGCCTGTGGTGACACTCAAAAACTTTGGTTCAGCCACATTAACTTCTGTAACCATTCAGTATCGTGTGGATGCTGCTGCATTTACCAACTTTAACTGGACCGGCTCGCTGGCCAGCGGTGCTCAGGTAAACGTAACACTGCCCACGGTAACCACTACCAACGGTACACACACCTTTACCACAGCCACCACAAGCCCCAACGGGAATACCGACGGCAACACCTCAAACGACCAGACCTCAGCCACCTTTACCGTGCAGGGAGCAGGACAAAATCTGCCCTACACACAGGGATTTGAGTCAACCACCTTCCCCCCTGCCGGCCACAGCGTAATCAATTCTGATGCGGCCACCACCTGGGTACGCAGCACTGCCGCTGCCAAAACCGGCGTAGCGTCTATGTTTATCGACAACAACAACTATGCGGGCACCGGTGAGCTTGACATCTTTGTACTTCCGGCAGTAAATCTGTCGTCGGTAAACAACCCGGTACTTACTTTCGAAGTGGCCTACCAGCTTTACACCGATCCGGCTTCCAACCCGAACTATTCGGATACACTCCGCGTTCAGATTTCTACCGACTGCGGGGCTACCTGGACCACCATTTACAACAAGTTCGGCACTGCACTTACCACAGCAACGCCCAACTTCAGTTCAAACGCTTTCGTTCCCACTGCCAACCAGTGGCGTCTGGAAACCGTGGCACTTGTTCCCTATGCTTCGGCTCAAAATGCACAGTTCCGTTTCATAAACATCAACGATTATGAAAACAACCTGTACATTGATGATATCAACATCACCAACACCACCGGCATCAATTCAGCTGATCTGGGCGGTATGTTTACCCTCTTCCCCAACCCCACAAACGGGCTGGTAACACTCAACATTTCGTTGCCCCAGCAGGAGCGTCTGCAAATCACCATTACCAACGCACTTGGTCAGGTGGTTGAGTACACCGAAGCAGGCAATACCTACGGTGGTCAGTTCAATTTCGACCTCGCCACGCAGCCCGAAGGCATGTACTTTGTACAGATCCGTGCTGGTGAGGCTGTAAGTACCAAACGACTGATTATTACGCACTAA